Proteins from a genomic interval of Medicago truncatula cultivar Jemalong A17 chromosome 3, MtrunA17r5.0-ANR, whole genome shotgun sequence:
- the LOC11408931 gene encoding glycosyl hydrolase 5 family protein, translating to MSGCSWGLPNMATMSVMVLLLLSIVRVTALPLHTNGRWIVNESEKRVKLACVNWASHLDTSVAEGLSHQPLDVISKGIKSMGFNCVRLTWPLLLLTNDSFASIKVRHSLHNLGLLQSISGIQANNPSIIDLPLIKAYQTVVKSLGDMDLMVILDNHVTQPGWCCSNSDGNGFFGDQYFDPDLWLMGLTKMATLFNGVTNVVGMSLRNELRGPRQNLNDWYRYMPKGAEVVHAANSNVLVILSGLNFDTDLSFITNQPVKLTFNGKLVFEEHWYSFSDSQAWTLENPNQVCGQVTSSFVRNSGFLLDQGWPLFVSEFGLDLRGKNMNQNRFFNCFMAVAAELDLDWAYWTLSGSYYIRQGVVDVDETFGILNGNWSQVRNTSFLQRISAIQHPFQGPGLLESEPYKVIFHPLRGLCVLSKSLHEPLKMGPCSNSDGWEYTPQNILLLKGTKFCLQGEGEGKQVKLGTTCSGPESTWEMISDSKMHLSYNVNNNGSTSSVCLDVDANNIVVTNSCKCISKVNTCDPASQWFKLVDSTRKLN from the exons ATGAGTGGATGCTCTTGGGGGTTACCAAATATGGCAACAATGTCAGTAATGGTGCTACTACTGCTCTCCATTGTAAGGGTGACGGCTCTTCCACTTCACACCAATGGACGGTGGATCgtgaatgaaagtgaaaagaGGGTGAAACTAGCATGTGTTAATTGGGCATCACATTTAGATACCTCAGTGGCTGAGGGTTTGAGCCATCAACCTCTTGATGTAATTTCAAAGGGAATAAAATCCATGGGTTTCAACTGTGTTAGGCTCACTTGGCCACTTCTCTTGCTCACTAATGACTCTTTTGCTTCTATTAAAGTGAGACACTCTCTACACAATCTAGGACTTCTTCAATCCATATCTGGGATTCAAGCCAACAACCCCTCCATCATTGACCTTCCCCTCATCAAAGCTTACCAG ACGGTGGTAAAAAGTCTAGGAGACATGGACTTGATGGTGATTTTGGACAACCATGTGACACAGCCAGGATGGTGCTGTAGTAACTCCGATGGCAATGGGTTCTTTGGGGACCAATATTTTGATCCAGACCTCTGGCTTATGGGTCTGACCAAGATGGCCACCCTTTTCAATGGAGTCACTAATGTGGTGGGAATGAGCTTGAGAAATGAACTACGAGGTCCCAGACAAAATCTCAATGATTGGTACAG GTACATGCCAAAAGGAGCAGAAGTCGTGCATGCTGCGAATTCGAATGTTCTTGTCATTCTGTCTGGCTTAAATTTTGACACTGACTTATCATTCATTACAAACCAGCCAGTGAAGCTTACCTTTAATGGGAAACTAGTATTTGAGGAGCATTGGTATAGCTTTAGTGACAGTCAAGCATGGACATTAGAGAATCCAAACCAAGTGTGTGGACAAGTTACAAGTagctttgtgagaaattcaggGTTCTTGTTAGACCAAGGATGGCCATTGTTTGTGAGTGAGTTTGGTTTGGATTTAAGAGGCAAAAATATGAACCAAAACAGGTTCTTTAACTGCTTCATGGCAGTGGCAGCTGAGCTTGATTTGGATTGGGCCTATTGGACACTTTCTGGAAGTTATTATATTAGACAAggggttgttgatgttgatgagaCTTTTGGTATTCTCAATGGGAATTGGAGCCAAGTTAGGAATACAAGTTTCTTACAAAGGATATCTGCTATTCAACACCCTTTTCAAg GGCCAGGCTTATTAGAATCTGAACCATATAAAGTGATTTTTCACCCATTGAGAGGTCTTTGCGTATTGAGCAAGTCATTGCATGAACCATTGAAGATGGGACCTTGTTCTAATTCTGATGGCTGGGAATACACACCCCAAAATATACTCTTACTTAAAggtacaaaattttgtttacaaggagaaggagaagggaAACAAGTGAAACTTGGAACAACATGTTCAGGTCCGGAGTCAACATGGGAAATGATATCTGATTCAAAGATGCATCTCTCATATAATGTCAACAACAATGGTTCTACTTCTAGTGTTTGTTTGGATGTAGATGCTAACAACATAGTTGTCACCAATAGTTGCAAATGTATTAGCAAAGTTAACACATGTGACCCTGCAAGCCAATGGTTCAAACTTGTTGACAGTACAAGAAAGTTGAACTGA
- the LOC11414779 gene encoding protein GLE1 isoform X2, producing MGAMKLGRVDDDDIAAADPDWSFDALVSELNALENNLSANSSTPPLHFHQTTSSRKEIEKGRRFVFRAPEYETDSEDDDDKALVVSDTGKHFTCDEIYLSDSDDSDVESALEVQPYLMNKVGEVEGALIELTHDHQLRVNDGIRNKISALEIALLNESQNSISSLLRVEKFKDTRQELDKKFDTQYQRQIAEALDNQLTAVQQDRELRSQIEERKIRSDAAYEEAKRKVALQEEKQQQEKAKAEAEAKLKAEEVKQAALEAEKKAVMEAKTKAAMEAEKRAAAEKNAVENSKTVTSGVTQETASSLLNTETKESSYVYRAAASASNIEHGRLQKLKELYERNQVVRSSSTQDYTRHESDISRNIRQIRGIRDNVRSKASELVKLLNDHQCPQSFSVEMLVKKVVLSCASPASAPFAIASVIVLITSQVPYVMDILLAELHTACLYTVPKHLVYKKSIFQSKEAYFRSIGYREDNGKLESTEDYLKRLESYMKVYGALVQTEIPNIQNLHGLQEGWAWLARLLNSLPANQYTAVSLNAFLQMAGFALFKRYKSQFLKMLNVISDKFLVDLKSQNIPESAKTTAYMQAYIEDKKFLQVPEGRNLQSNTLSSEYEP from the exons AT GGGAGCTATGAAATTGGGTCGAGTGGATGATGATGACATTGCTGCTGCTGATCCTGATTGGAGTTTCGATGCTCTCGTCTCCGAGCTCAATGCCTTGGAGAATAATCTCTCCGCCAATTCTTCCACCCCACCTTTGCATTTTCATCAAACAACTTCATCAAG GAAAGAAATTGAGAAAGGTAGAAGGTTTGTGTTTCGTGCCCCTGAGTATGAGACGGACAGTGAGGATGACGACGACAAAGCGTTAGTAGTATCGGACACTGGAAAACACTTCACTTGTGATGAAATTTATCTGAG CGACAGTGATGATTCTGATGTTGAATCTGCTTTGGAAGTGCAACCTTACTTGATGAATAAAGTTGGGGAGGTAGAAGGTGCTTTGATCGAGTTAACACACGATCATCAACTGAGGGTTAAT GATGGAATTAGAAATAAGATCTCAGCATTGGAGATAGCTCTACTGAATGAAAGTCAGAACTCTATTTCATCCCTTCTTCGAGTTGAGAAATTCAAAGACACAAGGCAGGAGTTGGATAAAAAGTTTGATACTCAATATCAGCGCCAAAT TGCAGAAGCACTTGATAATCAGTTGACAGCTGTTCAACAAGACCGTGAACTCAGATCACAAATAGAAGAAAGGAAAATAAGAAGTGATGCAGCGTATGAAGAGGCCAAGAGAAAGGTTGCTTTGCAGGAGGAAAAACAACAGCAAGAAAAGGCTAAAGCTGAAGCAGAG GCCAAACTTAAAGCCGAGGAAGTAAAACAAGCTGCATTGGAAGCTGAGAAAAAAGCAGTGATGGAAGCCAAAACAAAGGCAGCAATGGAAGCTGAAAAAAGAGCAGCAGCAGAAAAGAATGCTGTAGAAAATTCCAAAACTGTTACTTCTGGTGTGACACAAGAAACCGCATCAAGCCTATTAAATACTGAAACCAAGGAATCCA GTTATGTATATCGAGCTGCGGCAAGTGCTTCAAATATAGAGCATGGTAGGCTACAGAAACTGAAAGAGCTGTATGAAAGAAACCAAGTCGTAAGATCAAGTTCTACACAG GATTATACCCGCCACGAGAGTGATATTTCCCGGAATATAAGGCAAATAAGGGGCATAAGAGACAATGTTAG ATCAAAAGCAAGTGAACTAGTTAAACTTCTGAATGACCATCAATGCCCTCAATCATTCAGTGTTGAGATGTTAGTTAAAAAg GTTGTTTTGTCCTGTGCAAGCCCTGCTAGTGCTCCCTTTGCAATTGCCTCTGTCATTGTTCTCATTACATCTCAG GTCCCATATGTAATGGATATTTTGCTGGCTGAGCTTCACACTGCCTGCCTTTACACCGTCCCAAAGCACCTGGTTTACAAAAAG TCTATCTTTCAATCAAAAGAGGCCTACTTCAGAAGTATTGGTTATCGAGAAGACAATGGAAAGTTGGAGAGTACAGAAGATTATTTAAAGCGGCTAGAATCATATATGAAGGTGTACGGTGCACTGGTTCAG ACTGAAATTCCGAACATTCAAAATTTGCATGGCTTGCAAGAAGGTTGGGCGTGGCTTGCAAGGCTCTTGAATTCTCTTCCAGCAAATCAATATACAGCTGTTTCACTCAATGCATTTTTGCAA ATGGCTGGATTTGCTCTATTTAAAAGATATAAATCCCAGTTCTTAAAGATGTTGAACGTCATCTCAGACAAGTTTTTAGTTGATctgaaatcacaaaatatacCAGAATCAGCGAAGACTACTGCGTATATGCAGGCTTATATAGAAGATAAAAAGTTCCTTCAAGTGCCAGAAGGAAGGAACCTGCAGTCAAATACGTTATCAAGCGAGTATGAGCCATAA
- the LOC11414779 gene encoding protein GLE1 isoform X1, which produces MGAMKLGRVDDDDIAAADPDWSFDALVSELNALENNLSANSSTPPLHFHQTTSSRVNLSGRKEIEKGRRFVFRAPEYETDSEDDDDKALVVSDTGKHFTCDEIYLSDSDDSDVESALEVQPYLMNKVGEVEGALIELTHDHQLRVNDGIRNKISALEIALLNESQNSISSLLRVEKFKDTRQELDKKFDTQYQRQIAEALDNQLTAVQQDRELRSQIEERKIRSDAAYEEAKRKVALQEEKQQQEKAKAEAEAKLKAEEVKQAALEAEKKAVMEAKTKAAMEAEKRAAAEKNAVENSKTVTSGVTQETASSLLNTETKESSYVYRAAASASNIEHGRLQKLKELYERNQVVRSSSTQDYTRHESDISRNIRQIRGIRDNVRSKASELVKLLNDHQCPQSFSVEMLVKKVVLSCASPASAPFAIASVIVLITSQVPYVMDILLAELHTACLYTVPKHLVYKKSIFQSKEAYFRSIGYREDNGKLESTEDYLKRLESYMKVYGALVQTEIPNIQNLHGLQEGWAWLARLLNSLPANQYTAVSLNAFLQMAGFALFKRYKSQFLKMLNVISDKFLVDLKSQNIPESAKTTAYMQAYIEDKKFLQVPEGRNLQSNTLSSEYEP; this is translated from the exons AT GGGAGCTATGAAATTGGGTCGAGTGGATGATGATGACATTGCTGCTGCTGATCCTGATTGGAGTTTCGATGCTCTCGTCTCCGAGCTCAATGCCTTGGAGAATAATCTCTCCGCCAATTCTTCCACCCCACCTTTGCATTTTCATCAAACAACTTCATCAAG ggttaacTTATCCGGTAGGAAAGAAATTGAGAAAGGTAGAAGGTTTGTGTTTCGTGCCCCTGAGTATGAGACGGACAGTGAGGATGACGACGACAAAGCGTTAGTAGTATCGGACACTGGAAAACACTTCACTTGTGATGAAATTTATCTGAG CGACAGTGATGATTCTGATGTTGAATCTGCTTTGGAAGTGCAACCTTACTTGATGAATAAAGTTGGGGAGGTAGAAGGTGCTTTGATCGAGTTAACACACGATCATCAACTGAGGGTTAAT GATGGAATTAGAAATAAGATCTCAGCATTGGAGATAGCTCTACTGAATGAAAGTCAGAACTCTATTTCATCCCTTCTTCGAGTTGAGAAATTCAAAGACACAAGGCAGGAGTTGGATAAAAAGTTTGATACTCAATATCAGCGCCAAAT TGCAGAAGCACTTGATAATCAGTTGACAGCTGTTCAACAAGACCGTGAACTCAGATCACAAATAGAAGAAAGGAAAATAAGAAGTGATGCAGCGTATGAAGAGGCCAAGAGAAAGGTTGCTTTGCAGGAGGAAAAACAACAGCAAGAAAAGGCTAAAGCTGAAGCAGAG GCCAAACTTAAAGCCGAGGAAGTAAAACAAGCTGCATTGGAAGCTGAGAAAAAAGCAGTGATGGAAGCCAAAACAAAGGCAGCAATGGAAGCTGAAAAAAGAGCAGCAGCAGAAAAGAATGCTGTAGAAAATTCCAAAACTGTTACTTCTGGTGTGACACAAGAAACCGCATCAAGCCTATTAAATACTGAAACCAAGGAATCCA GTTATGTATATCGAGCTGCGGCAAGTGCTTCAAATATAGAGCATGGTAGGCTACAGAAACTGAAAGAGCTGTATGAAAGAAACCAAGTCGTAAGATCAAGTTCTACACAG GATTATACCCGCCACGAGAGTGATATTTCCCGGAATATAAGGCAAATAAGGGGCATAAGAGACAATGTTAG ATCAAAAGCAAGTGAACTAGTTAAACTTCTGAATGACCATCAATGCCCTCAATCATTCAGTGTTGAGATGTTAGTTAAAAAg GTTGTTTTGTCCTGTGCAAGCCCTGCTAGTGCTCCCTTTGCAATTGCCTCTGTCATTGTTCTCATTACATCTCAG GTCCCATATGTAATGGATATTTTGCTGGCTGAGCTTCACACTGCCTGCCTTTACACCGTCCCAAAGCACCTGGTTTACAAAAAG TCTATCTTTCAATCAAAAGAGGCCTACTTCAGAAGTATTGGTTATCGAGAAGACAATGGAAAGTTGGAGAGTACAGAAGATTATTTAAAGCGGCTAGAATCATATATGAAGGTGTACGGTGCACTGGTTCAG ACTGAAATTCCGAACATTCAAAATTTGCATGGCTTGCAAGAAGGTTGGGCGTGGCTTGCAAGGCTCTTGAATTCTCTTCCAGCAAATCAATATACAGCTGTTTCACTCAATGCATTTTTGCAA ATGGCTGGATTTGCTCTATTTAAAAGATATAAATCCCAGTTCTTAAAGATGTTGAACGTCATCTCAGACAAGTTTTTAGTTGATctgaaatcacaaaatatacCAGAATCAGCGAAGACTACTGCGTATATGCAGGCTTATATAGAAGATAAAAAGTTCCTTCAAGTGCCAGAAGGAAGGAACCTGCAGTCAAATACGTTATCAAGCGAGTATGAGCCATAA
- the LOC11422178 gene encoding E3 ubiquitin-protein ligase RGLG5 isoform X1 yields MHLELETWTALVAILCLLYFILKEIVMGGNSSKGSPRRRHVPSYEASGSSSSWNNNYDGYGYPPHPQQSPYQTPQHQFSSASAPFYENSQPKKKLDKRYSRIADNYQSLDEVTAALANAGLESSNLIVGIDFTKSNEWTGKSSFNRKSLHHIGSGQNPYEQAISIIGKTLSTFDEDNLIPCFGFGDASTHDQDVFSFYSEERLCNGFEEVLARYREIVPQLKLAGPTSFAPIIEMAMTIVEQSAGQYHVLLIIADGQVTRSIDTEYGNLSPQEQKTINAIVKASEYPLSIVLVGVGDGPWEMMKEFDDNIPSRAFDNFQFVNFTKIMSKNVNPSRRETEFALDALMEIPSQYKATIELGLLGARRGHSPDRVPLPAPLYNRTSSSISGNSFRANSFQQSIPRDTGYEYERSVHTEPSTSSLHDNKVCPICLTDAKDMAFGCGHQTCCGCGEDLEFCPICRSTITTKIKLY; encoded by the exons ATGCATCTTGAG CTAGAAACTTGGACAGCTTTGGTAGCAATTTTgtgtttactttattttattctgAAGGAGATTGTTATGGGAGGGAATAGTTCAAAAGGGTCTCCTAGGAGAAGGCATGTTCCTTCATATGAGGCTTCAGGTTCTTCATCTTCATGGAATAATAACTATGATGGATATGGATATCCACCACATCCTCAACAGAGTCCATATCAAACACCTCAGCATCAGTTTTCATCTGCATCAGCTCCATTTTATGAGAATTCACAGCCAAAAAAGAAGTTAGATAAGAGGTATTCCAGAATTGCTGATAATTACCAATCATTGGATGAG GTTACTGCTGCTCTTGCAAATGCTGGGCTGGAATCTTCTAATCTCATTGTTGGAATTGATTTCACAAAGAGCAATGAGTGGACAG GGAAGAGTTCATTCAATCGAAAAAGTTTACATCACATTGGAAGTGGTCAAAACCCTTATGAACAAGCAATCTCTATTATTGGGAAAACTCTATCtacttttgatgaagataacTTGATTCCATGTTTTGGATTTGGAGATG CATCTACACATGATCAAGATGTATTTAGCTTCTATTCAGAAGAGAGGTTATGCAATGGTTTTGAGGAAGTATTGGCACGATACAGAGAAATTGTTCCTCAGCTCAAACTTGCAG GACCGACTTCGTTCGCCCCTATTATTGAGATGGCCATGACTATTGTTGAACAAAGTGCTGGTCAATATCATGTCTTGCTAATAATTGCTGATGGACAG GTGACCAGAAGCATTGATACAGAATATGGCAACCTAAGTCCACAGGAACAGAAGACAATAAACGCGATCGTAAAAGCCAG TGAGTATCCATTGTCAATAGTTTTGGTAGGAGTTGGAGATGGGCCGTGGGAGATGATGAAGGAATTTGATGACAACATCCCTTCTCGGGCGTTTGACAATTTTCAG TTTGTGAATTTTACAAAGATAATGTCGAAGAATGTAAATCCAAGTCGAAGAGAGACGGAGTTTGCCCTTGATGCTTTGATGGAGATACCTTCTCAATATAAGGCAACCATAGAACTTGGCTTATTGGG TGCACGGAGGGGACATTCACCGGATAGGGTTCCTCTACCTGCTCCTCTTTATAATAGGACTTCTTCAAGCATCAGTGGAAATTCTTTTCGGGCAAACAGTTTTCAGCAGAGTATCCCTAGAGATACTGGCTATGAATATGAACGCAGTGTTCACACAGAGCCATCTACAAGCTCTTTACATGATAATAAG GTTTGCCCTATTTGTCTTACCGATGCGAAGGATATGGCCTTCGGTTGTGGACATCAG ACTTGTTGTGGATGTGGAGAAGACCTCGAGTTCTGTCCCATTTGCCGGAGCACAATCACTACTAAGATAAAGCTTTACTAG
- the LOC11422178 gene encoding E3 ubiquitin-protein ligase RGLG5 isoform X2: MLETWTALVAILCLLYFILKEIVMGGNSSKGSPRRRHVPSYEASGSSSSWNNNYDGYGYPPHPQQSPYQTPQHQFSSASAPFYENSQPKKKLDKRYSRIADNYQSLDEVTAALANAGLESSNLIVGIDFTKSNEWTGKSSFNRKSLHHIGSGQNPYEQAISIIGKTLSTFDEDNLIPCFGFGDASTHDQDVFSFYSEERLCNGFEEVLARYREIVPQLKLAGPTSFAPIIEMAMTIVEQSAGQYHVLLIIADGQVTRSIDTEYGNLSPQEQKTINAIVKASEYPLSIVLVGVGDGPWEMMKEFDDNIPSRAFDNFQFVNFTKIMSKNVNPSRRETEFALDALMEIPSQYKATIELGLLGARRGHSPDRVPLPAPLYNRTSSSISGNSFRANSFQQSIPRDTGYEYERSVHTEPSTSSLHDNKVCPICLTDAKDMAFGCGHQTCCGCGEDLEFCPICRSTITTKIKLY, encoded by the exons ATG CTAGAAACTTGGACAGCTTTGGTAGCAATTTTgtgtttactttattttattctgAAGGAGATTGTTATGGGAGGGAATAGTTCAAAAGGGTCTCCTAGGAGAAGGCATGTTCCTTCATATGAGGCTTCAGGTTCTTCATCTTCATGGAATAATAACTATGATGGATATGGATATCCACCACATCCTCAACAGAGTCCATATCAAACACCTCAGCATCAGTTTTCATCTGCATCAGCTCCATTTTATGAGAATTCACAGCCAAAAAAGAAGTTAGATAAGAGGTATTCCAGAATTGCTGATAATTACCAATCATTGGATGAG GTTACTGCTGCTCTTGCAAATGCTGGGCTGGAATCTTCTAATCTCATTGTTGGAATTGATTTCACAAAGAGCAATGAGTGGACAG GGAAGAGTTCATTCAATCGAAAAAGTTTACATCACATTGGAAGTGGTCAAAACCCTTATGAACAAGCAATCTCTATTATTGGGAAAACTCTATCtacttttgatgaagataacTTGATTCCATGTTTTGGATTTGGAGATG CATCTACACATGATCAAGATGTATTTAGCTTCTATTCAGAAGAGAGGTTATGCAATGGTTTTGAGGAAGTATTGGCACGATACAGAGAAATTGTTCCTCAGCTCAAACTTGCAG GACCGACTTCGTTCGCCCCTATTATTGAGATGGCCATGACTATTGTTGAACAAAGTGCTGGTCAATATCATGTCTTGCTAATAATTGCTGATGGACAG GTGACCAGAAGCATTGATACAGAATATGGCAACCTAAGTCCACAGGAACAGAAGACAATAAACGCGATCGTAAAAGCCAG TGAGTATCCATTGTCAATAGTTTTGGTAGGAGTTGGAGATGGGCCGTGGGAGATGATGAAGGAATTTGATGACAACATCCCTTCTCGGGCGTTTGACAATTTTCAG TTTGTGAATTTTACAAAGATAATGTCGAAGAATGTAAATCCAAGTCGAAGAGAGACGGAGTTTGCCCTTGATGCTTTGATGGAGATACCTTCTCAATATAAGGCAACCATAGAACTTGGCTTATTGGG TGCACGGAGGGGACATTCACCGGATAGGGTTCCTCTACCTGCTCCTCTTTATAATAGGACTTCTTCAAGCATCAGTGGAAATTCTTTTCGGGCAAACAGTTTTCAGCAGAGTATCCCTAGAGATACTGGCTATGAATATGAACGCAGTGTTCACACAGAGCCATCTACAAGCTCTTTACATGATAATAAG GTTTGCCCTATTTGTCTTACCGATGCGAAGGATATGGCCTTCGGTTGTGGACATCAG ACTTGTTGTGGATGTGGAGAAGACCTCGAGTTCTGTCCCATTTGCCGGAGCACAATCACTACTAAGATAAAGCTTTACTAG